In Nocardia asteroides, the following proteins share a genomic window:
- a CDS encoding acyl-CoA carboxylase subunit beta, whose product MTSVQQQPASESAGAPDIHTTAGKLADLRNRLEEAQHPMGEAAVDKVHAKGKMTARERILALVDEGSFVELDALAKHRSVNFGLENNRPLGDGVVTGYGTIDGRDVCLFSQDVTVFGGSLGEVYGEKIVKVMDLAIKTGRPLVGINEGAGARIQEGVVSLGLYGEIFHRNVQASGVIPQISLIMGPAAGGHVYSPALTDFVVMVDQTSQMFVTGPDVIKTVTGEEVTMEDLGGAHTHMTKSGVAHYVASGEQDALDYVKDLLSYLPSNNRAEAPRHEPSDPIHGAIEDSLTDEDLELDTIIPDSPNQPYDMHEVITRLLDDDEFLEVQAERAMNIICGFGRVDGRSVGIVANQPTQFAGCLDIDASEKAARFVRTCDAFNIPIITLVDVPGFLPGTGQEYNGIIRRGAKLLYAYGEATVGKITIITRKAYGGAYDVMGSKHMGADVNLAWPTAQIAVMGASGAVGFVYRKQLSEAAKNGADVDALRLELQNEYEDTLVNPYVAAERGYVDAVIPPSHTRGQIVSALRLLERKMVTLPPKKHGNIPL is encoded by the coding sequence ATGACGAGTGTCCAGCAGCAGCCCGCATCGGAATCGGCGGGCGCCCCCGATATCCACACCACCGCCGGGAAGCTGGCTGACCTGCGGAATCGGCTGGAAGAAGCGCAACACCCGATGGGTGAGGCCGCGGTCGACAAGGTGCACGCCAAGGGCAAGATGACCGCGCGCGAGCGCATCCTGGCCCTGGTCGACGAAGGTTCCTTCGTCGAGCTCGACGCCCTGGCCAAGCACCGCAGCGTGAACTTCGGCCTGGAGAACAACCGCCCGCTCGGCGACGGCGTGGTGACCGGTTACGGCACCATCGACGGCCGCGACGTGTGCCTGTTCTCGCAGGACGTCACCGTGTTCGGCGGCTCGCTCGGCGAGGTGTACGGCGAGAAGATCGTCAAGGTCATGGACCTGGCCATCAAGACCGGCCGTCCGCTGGTCGGCATCAACGAGGGCGCCGGCGCGCGCATCCAGGAGGGCGTGGTCTCCCTGGGCCTCTACGGCGAGATCTTCCACCGCAACGTGCAGGCCTCCGGCGTGATCCCGCAGATCTCGCTGATCATGGGCCCGGCCGCCGGTGGCCACGTGTACTCCCCCGCGCTCACCGACTTCGTGGTGATGGTCGACCAGACCTCGCAGATGTTCGTCACCGGTCCCGACGTGATCAAGACCGTCACCGGTGAAGAGGTCACCATGGAGGACCTGGGTGGCGCGCACACCCACATGACCAAGTCCGGCGTGGCCCACTACGTGGCCTCCGGCGAGCAGGACGCCCTGGACTACGTCAAGGACCTGCTCAGCTACCTGCCGAGCAACAACCGTGCCGAGGCGCCCCGGCACGAGCCGAGCGACCCGATCCACGGCGCGATCGAGGACTCCCTCACCGACGAGGACCTCGAGCTCGACACGATCATCCCGGACTCGCCGAACCAGCCGTACGACATGCACGAGGTCATCACCCGGCTGCTCGACGACGACGAGTTCCTCGAAGTCCAGGCCGAGCGCGCGATGAACATCATCTGCGGTTTCGGTCGCGTCGACGGCCGCAGCGTCGGCATCGTCGCCAACCAGCCGACCCAGTTCGCCGGTTGCCTCGACATCGACGCCTCGGAGAAGGCCGCGCGCTTCGTGCGCACTTGCGACGCCTTCAACATCCCGATCATCACCCTGGTGGACGTGCCCGGCTTCCTGCCCGGCACCGGCCAGGAGTACAACGGCATCATCCGCCGCGGCGCGAAGCTGCTCTACGCCTACGGCGAGGCCACTGTGGGCAAGATCACGATCATCACGCGCAAGGCCTACGGCGGCGCCTACGACGTCATGGGTTCCAAGCACATGGGCGCCGATGTGAACCTGGCGTGGCCGACCGCGCAGATCGCCGTCATGGGTGCCTCCGGCGCCGTCGGCTTCGTCTACCGCAAGCAGCTGTCCGAGGCCGCCAAGAACGGCGCCGACGTGGACGCTCTGCGCCTCGAGCTGCAGAACGAGTACGAGGACACCCTCGTGAACCCGTACGTGGCGGCCGAGCGTGGCTACGTCGACGCGGTCATCCCGCCGTCGCACACCCGAGGCCAGATCGTGTCGGCCCTGCGGCTGCTCGAGCGCAAGATGGTGACCCTTCCGCCGAAGAAACACGGCAACATTCCGCTCTGA
- a CDS encoding biotin--[acetyl-CoA-carboxylase] ligase, whose amino-acid sequence MNRAPIDASRLRGFPAGGPLAFYDRIEVVESTGSTNADLVARAADSTVDRQALLAEEQVRGRGRHARAWVSPPRAQISLSILVRLPGIDPTTLGWLPLLTGVAVVDALRSATGAAADLKWPNDVLLGGRKLAGILAEVAATGAAPAVVVGIGLNVDLAESELPVPHATSLALAGVAVDRTDLVAAILTEFATRFTAWQRAGWATTELAAAYRERCATIGLEVKAELPGGQVLAGIATGVDDTGRLLIGERAVSAGDVSHLRGQY is encoded by the coding sequence ATGAACAGGGCACCGATCGACGCGTCTCGTCTGCGCGGTTTTCCGGCCGGCGGGCCGCTGGCGTTCTACGACCGGATCGAGGTCGTCGAGTCGACCGGATCGACCAACGCCGATCTGGTCGCCAGAGCCGCCGACTCGACCGTCGACCGGCAGGCCCTGCTCGCCGAGGAACAGGTGCGCGGTCGCGGCAGGCACGCCCGGGCCTGGGTGAGCCCGCCGCGCGCGCAGATCTCGCTGTCGATCCTGGTCCGGCTGCCCGGCATCGATCCGACCACGCTGGGCTGGCTCCCGCTGCTCACCGGTGTGGCGGTGGTCGACGCGCTGCGGTCCGCGACCGGCGCGGCCGCGGATCTGAAGTGGCCCAACGACGTGCTCCTCGGCGGCCGCAAGCTGGCCGGCATCCTGGCCGAGGTGGCCGCGACGGGCGCCGCCCCCGCCGTGGTGGTCGGCATCGGCCTCAACGTCGACCTGGCCGAGTCCGAACTGCCTGTCCCGCACGCGACTTCGCTGGCCCTGGCCGGTGTCGCCGTCGACCGGACCGACCTGGTCGCCGCCATCCTGACCGAGTTCGCCACCCGGTTCACCGCCTGGCAGCGGGCGGGCTGGGCGACGACCGAGCTGGCCGCCGCCTACCGGGAGCGCTGCGCCACCATCGGCCTCGAGGTCAAGGCCGAGCTGCCGGGCGGTCAGGTCCTGGCCGGGATCGCGACGGGCGTCGACGACACCGGCAGGCTGCTCATCGGCGAGCGGGCCGTCTCGGCGGGCGACGTGTCCCACCTGCGCGGCCAGTACTGA
- a CDS encoding acyl-ACP desaturase, with the protein MTKALTQLEILTALEPVAEQNLNRHLSIAKDWNPHDYVPWEEGRNFAAMGGIDWEPEQSRLSDVAKAAMITNLLTEDNLPSYHREIAENFSQDGAWGTWVGRWTAEENRHGIVIRDYLVVTRGVDPVALEEARMIHMTQGAHAPANWGGFLVNVAYVTFQELATRVSHRNTGRVCDDPVADRMLARVATDENLHMIFYRNLCGAALDLVPDQAMPAITKVLTNFQMPGAGMPNWRRNGVLMAKHGIYDLRQHLDEVVAPVLKQWNIFDRTDFGPAGEAARDELAQFMAKLEKDVLKFEEQRDRLLAREREVAERDSVAAGAAAR; encoded by the coding sequence GTGACCAAAGCTCTGACTCAGCTCGAAATTCTCACGGCGCTGGAACCGGTCGCCGAACAGAATCTGAACCGGCACCTGTCCATCGCCAAGGACTGGAATCCGCACGATTACGTGCCGTGGGAAGAAGGCCGCAATTTCGCCGCCATGGGCGGAATCGATTGGGAGCCCGAACAATCCCGGCTCTCCGATGTCGCCAAGGCCGCGATGATCACCAACCTGCTCACCGAGGACAATCTCCCGTCCTACCACCGTGAGATCGCCGAGAACTTCTCCCAGGACGGCGCCTGGGGTACCTGGGTCGGTCGCTGGACCGCCGAGGAGAACCGGCACGGCATCGTCATCCGCGATTATCTGGTCGTCACCCGCGGCGTCGACCCGGTGGCGCTGGAAGAGGCCAGGATGATCCACATGACCCAGGGCGCGCACGCCCCGGCGAACTGGGGCGGATTCCTGGTCAACGTCGCGTACGTGACGTTCCAGGAGCTGGCCACCCGGGTCAGCCACCGCAACACCGGCCGCGTCTGCGACGACCCGGTCGCCGACCGCATGCTGGCCCGCGTCGCCACCGACGAGAACCTGCACATGATCTTCTACCGCAACCTCTGCGGCGCGGCCCTGGACCTGGTCCCCGACCAGGCGATGCCCGCGATCACCAAGGTGCTCACCAACTTCCAGATGCCCGGCGCGGGGATGCCGAACTGGCGGCGCAACGGCGTGCTGATGGCCAAGCACGGCATCTACGACCTGCGCCAGCACCTCGACGAGGTGGTGGCGCCGGTGCTCAAGCAGTGGAACATCTTCGACCGCACCGATTTCGGGCCCGCGGGCGAGGCGGCGCGCGACGAGCTGGCCCAGTTCATGGCCAAGCTGGAGAAGGACGTCCTCAAGTTCGAGGAGCAGCGCGATCGGCTGCTGGCTCGCGAACGCGAGGTCGCCGAGCGCGACAGCGTCGCCGCGGGAGCCGCGGCCCGCTGA
- a CDS encoding PH domain-containing protein, with protein sequence MGYPEDVLAPDEQLILHRHPHWKMLVWPVVTLIGGTAIAGFLGGLAWRNTEGSVRTVLLLLIGLIWLGLILWRCVGKVIAWKSTHFIITDRRVLVRQGVITHTGIDIPLSRISSVQFQHGVFDRMLGTGTLIIGSSSEEPLEYDDIPQVQQVHALLYHEVFEAGSSRRDQSWGGYR encoded by the coding sequence ATGGGGTACCCGGAGGACGTTCTCGCGCCCGACGAACAGCTGATCCTGCACCGCCACCCGCACTGGAAGATGCTGGTGTGGCCCGTCGTCACACTCATCGGCGGCACCGCGATCGCCGGCTTCCTCGGCGGCCTGGCCTGGCGCAACACCGAGGGCAGCGTGCGCACGGTGCTGTTGCTGCTGATCGGCCTGATCTGGCTCGGGCTGATCCTGTGGCGCTGCGTCGGCAAGGTGATCGCCTGGAAGTCCACGCACTTCATCATCACCGACCGGCGGGTGCTGGTCCGGCAGGGCGTGATCACCCACACCGGCATCGACATCCCGCTCAGCCGCATCTCCAGCGTGCAGTTCCAGCACGGGGTCTTCGACCGGATGCTCGGCACCGGCACGCTGATCATCGGCTCGTCGTCGGAGGAGCCGCTCGAATACGACGACATCCCCCAGGTGCAGCAGGTGCACGCGCTGCTCTATCACGAGGTGTTCGAGGCGGGCAGCAGCCGCCGCGACCAGTCCTGGGGTGGTTATCGGTGA
- a CDS encoding response regulator transcription factor → MTAVLLAEDDEAIAAPLSRALGREGYTVTVERFGPAVLRRALEGDHDLLILDLGLPGMDGLEVCRQVRASGADLAVLMLTARTDEVDFVVGLDAGADDYVGKPFRLAELLARVRALLRRSGIGDDAVEVGGIRLEPAARRVLVNGAEVNLANKEYELLKVLIDRAGQVVPRETILREVWGDADLRGSKTLDMHMSWLRRKIGDEGPMAERRIVTVRGVGFRLNTDGPSSAGRG, encoded by the coding sequence ATGACCGCCGTACTGCTCGCCGAAGACGACGAGGCGATCGCCGCGCCGCTGTCCCGGGCCCTGGGCCGCGAGGGCTACACCGTCACCGTCGAACGGTTCGGGCCCGCGGTGCTGCGCCGCGCCCTCGAAGGCGACCACGACCTGCTCATCCTCGATCTGGGCCTGCCCGGCATGGACGGGCTCGAGGTGTGCCGCCAGGTCAGGGCCAGCGGCGCCGATCTGGCGGTGCTGATGCTCACCGCGCGCACCGACGAGGTGGACTTCGTGGTCGGCCTGGACGCGGGCGCCGACGACTACGTCGGCAAGCCGTTCCGGCTGGCCGAGCTGCTGGCCCGGGTGCGCGCCCTGCTGCGGCGCAGCGGGATCGGCGACGACGCGGTGGAGGTCGGCGGCATCCGGCTCGAACCCGCCGCGCGCCGGGTGCTGGTGAACGGCGCCGAGGTGAACCTGGCCAACAAGGAGTACGAGCTGCTCAAGGTGCTCATCGACCGGGCCGGTCAGGTGGTGCCGCGCGAGACCATCCTGCGCGAGGTGTGGGGCGACGCCGATCTGCGCGGCTCCAAGACCCTCGACATGCACATGTCCTGGTTGCGCCGCAAGATCGGCGACGAGGGCCCGATGGCGGAGCGGCGCATCGTCACCGTGCGCGGGGTCGGGTTCCGGCTCAACACCGACGGTCCCTCCAGCGCGGGCCGGGGCTGA
- a CDS encoding sensor histidine kinase, whose product MRRRILRSILTVLTITTVVLGVPLIYTAWLWVEDITRNDLQSRLEQVAAEVIAQERVDGTVHDGLDVRTMRALVPEGGKLTIVYPAPHDNAARTDLGVDQVDDPLVESLSMGTSGSLRLEVPAGPMHARQEQAVAAVALAVLASLGAAFSVAVVTARRVADPLRDVANRAARLAMGDFRPDPRRHGIAELDRVSDVLDSATVEIAGRLQREHALVADVSHQLRSRLTAVRLRLDELSTHADPEVVHEAEEAMAQVDRLTDAIDDLVRASRDEDAADRDPVPVMAELRGVVAEWAHPFTEEGRELRLTGDESLRAPITGSRLREAVAVLVDNALMHGGGTCTVSVRTVPTMSARDPLICVEVADEGEGIRDELAPHVFDRGFSAGGSTGVGLALARALVEADGGRLELQRRRPALFAVFLGSKMNRSPNATLTEPR is encoded by the coding sequence GTGCGCCGCCGCATCCTGCGCTCGATCCTGACCGTGCTGACCATCACCACGGTGGTGCTCGGCGTGCCGCTGATCTACACGGCGTGGCTGTGGGTGGAGGACATCACCCGCAACGACCTGCAGAGCCGCCTGGAACAGGTGGCCGCCGAGGTGATCGCCCAGGAGCGCGTCGACGGCACCGTGCACGACGGCCTCGACGTGCGCACCATGCGCGCGCTGGTGCCCGAGGGCGGCAAGCTCACCATCGTCTATCCGGCGCCGCACGACAATGCCGCGCGCACCGATCTCGGCGTCGACCAGGTGGACGATCCGCTGGTGGAATCGCTGTCCATGGGGACCTCCGGTTCGCTGCGGCTCGAGGTGCCCGCCGGGCCGATGCACGCGCGCCAGGAGCAGGCGGTGGCCGCGGTCGCGCTGGCGGTGCTCGCCTCGCTCGGCGCCGCGTTCTCGGTGGCGGTGGTGACCGCGCGCCGGGTCGCCGACCCGCTGCGCGACGTGGCCAATCGCGCCGCCCGGCTGGCCATGGGCGACTTCCGGCCCGACCCGCGCAGGCACGGCATCGCCGAGCTGGACCGCGTCTCCGACGTGCTCGATTCGGCCACCGTCGAGATCGCCGGGCGCCTGCAGCGCGAGCACGCGCTGGTCGCCGACGTCTCGCATCAGCTGCGCAGCCGCCTCACCGCCGTGCGCCTGCGCCTGGACGAGCTGTCCACGCACGCCGACCCGGAGGTGGTGCACGAGGCGGAGGAGGCGATGGCCCAGGTCGACCGGCTCACCGACGCCATCGACGACCTGGTCCGCGCCTCCCGCGACGAGGACGCCGCCGACCGCGACCCGGTGCCGGTGATGGCCGAACTGCGCGGCGTGGTGGCCGAGTGGGCACACCCGTTCACCGAGGAGGGCAGGGAACTGCGCCTGACCGGGGACGAGTCGCTGCGAGCCCCCATCACCGGCTCCCGGCTGCGCGAGGCGGTCGCGGTGCTGGTCGACAATGCCCTGATGCACGGCGGCGGCACCTGCACGGTGTCGGTGCGCACGGTGCCCACGATGAGCGCGCGCGATCCGCTGATCTGCGTGGAGGTCGCCGACGAGGGCGAGGGCATCCGCGACGAACTCGCCCCGCACGTCTTCGATCGCGGCTTCTCGGCGGGCGGTTCCACCGGTGTGGGGCTGGCGCTGGCCCGCGCCCTGGTGGAGGCCGACGGCGGACGGCTGGAGTTGCAGCGCCGCCGCCCCGCGCTGTTCGCGGTGTTCCTCGGCTCGAAGATGAACCGATCCCCGAACGCGACCCTCACCGAGCCGCGCTGA
- a CDS encoding GtrA family protein, with protein sequence MSIVDGVVSALPPRLRELAFRHQELIKFAIVGATTFVIDSGLFYLLKWTVLAEKPVTAKIISGVVAVIASYILNREWSFKNRGGREKHHEALLFFGVSGIGVILSNIPLWISSYVFDLRQPNVSFLVENVADFISAFVIGNLLQMAFRFWAMRRWVFPDEMNEIVAELEDLIEEEPEPLGRS encoded by the coding sequence GTGTCAATTGTCGACGGCGTGGTCAGCGCCCTTCCCCCGCGCCTGCGCGAGCTAGCGTTCCGGCATCAAGAGCTGATCAAGTTCGCCATCGTCGGTGCCACGACGTTCGTGATCGACAGCGGCTTGTTCTACCTCCTGAAATGGACGGTTCTGGCCGAGAAACCGGTCACCGCCAAGATCATTTCCGGCGTCGTCGCGGTGATCGCCTCCTACATTCTCAACCGGGAATGGTCGTTCAAGAATCGCGGCGGCCGGGAGAAGCACCACGAGGCGCTGCTGTTCTTCGGGGTCAGCGGCATCGGTGTCATCCTCAGCAATATCCCGCTGTGGATCTCGAGCTACGTCTTCGACCTGCGCCAGCCGAATGTGAGCTTCCTGGTCGAGAACGTCGCCGACTTCATCAGCGCGTTCGTCATCGGCAACCTGCTGCAGATGGCGTTCCGGTTCTGGGCCATGCGCCGCTGGGTGTTCCCGGACGAGATGAACGAGATCGTCGCCGAGCTCGAGGACCTCATCGAAGAGGAGCCCGAGCCGCTCGGCCGCAGCTGA
- a CDS encoding 5-(carboxyamino)imidazole ribonucleotide synthase: protein MTTLHDVSARSFDPSAMPTVTMVGGGQLARMTHQAAVALGQRLRVLAERPEDPAAQVTPDVVLGSHDDLSALRAAAVGSHALTFDHEHVPTAHLEVLVAEGVNVAPPPQALIFAQDKLAMRAKLSGLGLPVPAFTEVTAPADAIAFGDEHGWPFVLKAVRGGYDGRGVWMPADAAEAERLVTDQLAHGVQLLAEAKVDLKRELSAMVARSPFGQAATWPVVETVQRNGQCAVVIAPAPDLPEELAARAETMALELAAGLGVVGVMAVELFETHDGEVLVNELAMRPHNSGHWGMDGACTGQFEQHLRAVLDYPLGDTTPLAPVTVMANILGAPEAPAMPMDERLHHLFARLPEAKVHLYGKGERPDRKIGHVNVLGDDVTETREKAERAAHWMSHAVWTDGWDPHGAA, encoded by the coding sequence ATGACAACATTGCACGACGTGAGTGCACGTTCGTTCGATCCGTCTGCCATGCCCACCGTCACGATGGTCGGTGGTGGCCAGCTCGCGCGCATGACGCACCAGGCCGCGGTCGCCCTCGGCCAGCGTCTGCGGGTCCTCGCCGAACGGCCGGAGGACCCGGCCGCGCAGGTGACACCCGATGTGGTGCTCGGCAGCCACGACGACCTGTCCGCGCTGCGCGCAGCCGCGGTCGGGTCGCACGCGCTGACCTTCGACCACGAGCACGTCCCCACCGCGCACCTCGAGGTGCTGGTGGCCGAGGGCGTCAATGTGGCGCCGCCGCCGCAGGCGCTGATCTTCGCCCAGGACAAGCTGGCCATGCGCGCCAAGCTGTCCGGGCTGGGTCTGCCGGTGCCCGCGTTCACCGAGGTCACCGCGCCCGCCGACGCCATCGCCTTCGGTGACGAGCACGGCTGGCCGTTCGTCCTCAAGGCGGTGCGCGGCGGCTATGACGGTCGCGGCGTGTGGATGCCCGCCGACGCGGCCGAGGCCGAGCGCCTGGTCACCGACCAGCTCGCGCACGGCGTGCAGCTGCTGGCCGAGGCCAAGGTCGACCTGAAGCGGGAGCTGTCGGCCATGGTGGCGCGCTCGCCGTTCGGGCAGGCCGCGACCTGGCCGGTGGTGGAGACCGTGCAGCGCAACGGTCAGTGCGCGGTCGTCATCGCGCCCGCGCCCGACCTGCCCGAGGAGCTGGCCGCCCGCGCCGAGACGATGGCGCTGGAGCTGGCCGCCGGGCTCGGCGTGGTGGGTGTGATGGCCGTCGAGCTGTTCGAGACCCACGACGGCGAGGTGCTGGTGAACGAGCTGGCGATGCGCCCGCACAACTCCGGGCACTGGGGCATGGACGGCGCCTGCACCGGCCAGTTCGAACAGCACCTGCGCGCTGTCCTGGACTACCCGCTCGGCGACACCACCCCGCTCGCGCCGGTGACGGTGATGGCCAACATCCTGGGCGCCCCCGAGGCCCCCGCGATGCCGATGGACGAGCGGCTGCACCACCTGTTCGCCCGGCTGCCCGAGGCGAAGGTCCACCTCTACGGCAAGGGCGAGCGGCCCGACCGCAAGATCGGCCACGTCAACGTGCTCGGCGACGATGTCACCGAGACGCGGGAGAAGGCCGAACGCGCGGCGCACTGGATGTCGCACGCGGTGTGGACCGACGGCTGGGACCCGCACGGCGCCGCCTGA
- the purE gene encoding 5-(carboxyamino)imidazole ribonucleotide mutase, which translates to MSTNGPQVGLIMGSDSDWPTMEAAAEALAEFGVRFEVGVVSAHRTPQRMLDYAKEAAGRGLQAIIAGAGGAAHLPGMVASATPLPVIGVPVPLKYLDGMDSLLSIVQMPAGVPVATVSIGGARNAGLLAVRILAAHDPALRARMEQFQASLEQMVLDKDAALRTKLLG; encoded by the coding sequence ATGAGCACCAACGGTCCCCAGGTCGGCCTGATCATGGGCAGCGATTCGGACTGGCCGACGATGGAGGCCGCCGCCGAGGCGCTGGCCGAGTTCGGCGTCCGCTTCGAGGTCGGCGTGGTCTCCGCGCATCGCACCCCGCAGCGCATGCTCGACTACGCCAAGGAGGCCGCGGGCCGCGGTCTGCAGGCCATCATCGCGGGCGCGGGTGGCGCCGCCCACCTGCCCGGCATGGTCGCCTCGGCCACGCCGCTGCCGGTGATCGGTGTCCCGGTCCCGCTGAAGTACCTCGACGGCATGGATTCCCTGCTCTCGATCGTGCAGATGCCCGCAGGCGTCCCCGTCGCCACCGTCTCCATCGGCGGCGCCCGCAACGCCGGCCTGCTCGCCGTCCGCATCCTCGCCGCCCATGACCCCGCCCTGCGCGCCCGCATGGAACAGTTCCAGGCTTCCCTCGAACAGATGGTCCTCGACAAGGACGCCGCCCTCCGCACCAAGCTCCTCGGCTGA
- a CDS encoding TetR family transcriptional regulator: MAHDDAAQFRLTVVDQALRLFAERGYEATTVDEIAVAAGISRRTFFRQFRSKEDVIFADHEFQLALAAESLARAEGDAWDAVCEAVLGVFERFTQWRDIAARRYQVVRRVPALREREIVTVFRYERLFTDFLRDRLPEVPDLARVQFAAAVTATHNYLLRRMVRGEPAAEVADLRTELAAIPRGRREGPREELVVAVFPRDMPPREVADRITAQLGNL; this comes from the coding sequence GTGGCACACGACGACGCGGCGCAGTTCCGGCTCACGGTGGTGGATCAGGCGTTGCGGTTGTTCGCCGAACGGGGGTACGAGGCGACGACGGTGGACGAGATCGCGGTGGCGGCGGGGATTTCCCGGCGGACCTTCTTCCGGCAGTTCCGGTCCAAGGAGGACGTGATCTTCGCCGATCACGAGTTCCAGCTCGCCCTGGCCGCGGAGTCGCTGGCGCGGGCCGAGGGCGACGCCTGGGACGCGGTGTGCGAGGCGGTGCTCGGGGTGTTCGAGCGGTTCACCCAGTGGCGTGACATCGCCGCGCGCCGGTACCAGGTGGTGCGGCGGGTCCCCGCGCTGCGCGAGCGCGAGATCGTCACGGTGTTCCGCTACGAACGCCTGTTCACCGATTTCCTGCGGGACCGCCTGCCCGAGGTGCCCGACCTCGCGCGGGTGCAGTTCGCCGCGGCGGTGACCGCCACCCACAACTACCTGCTGCGCCGGATGGTGCGCGGGGAACCGGCGGCCGAGGTCGCCGATCTGCGCACCGAGCTGGCCGCGATCCCGCGCGGCAGGCGGGAGGGCCCGCGTGAGGAGCTGGTGGTCGCGGTGTTCCCGCGGGACATGCCGCCGCGTGAGGTGGCCGACCGGATCACCGCCCAGCTGGGTAACCTGTGA
- a CDS encoding acyl-CoA dehydrogenase translates to MAGNPDFNLFQLEDFHDELRGAIRGLAEKEIAPYAKDVDGNARFPEEALTALNAAGFNAVHVPEAYGGQGADSVATCIVIEEVARVCGSASLIPAVNKLGTMGLILNGSEELKQKVLGDLVNGKMASYALSEREAGSDAASMRTRAKADGDDWIINGSKCWITNGGKSEWYTVMAVTDAEKGANGISSFMVHKDDEGFVVGPLEHKLGIKGSPTAELYFENCRVPGDRIVGEPGTGFKTALQTLDHTRPTIGAQAVGLAQGALDAAIAYTKDRKQFGKAIADFQNTQFMLADMAMKVEAARLMVYTSAARAERGEKNLGFISAAAKCFASDVAMEVTTNAVQLFGGAGYTTDFPVERMMRDAKITQIYEGTNQIQRLVMSRQILR, encoded by the coding sequence ATGGCGGGAAACCCGGATTTCAACCTGTTCCAGCTCGAGGACTTCCACGATGAGCTCCGCGGCGCCATCCGTGGCCTCGCCGAGAAGGAGATCGCTCCCTACGCCAAGGACGTCGACGGCAACGCCCGCTTCCCCGAGGAGGCGCTGACCGCCCTCAACGCCGCCGGCTTCAACGCCGTGCACGTGCCCGAGGCCTACGGCGGCCAGGGCGCCGACTCGGTCGCCACCTGTATCGTCATCGAGGAGGTCGCCCGCGTCTGTGGTTCGGCCTCGCTGATCCCGGCCGTGAACAAGCTGGGCACCATGGGCCTGATCCTCAACGGCTCCGAGGAGCTCAAGCAGAAGGTCCTCGGCGACCTGGTGAACGGCAAGATGGCATCCTACGCGCTGTCCGAGCGCGAGGCCGGCTCCGACGCCGCCTCCATGCGCACCCGCGCCAAGGCCGACGGCGACGACTGGATCATCAACGGCTCCAAGTGCTGGATCACCAACGGCGGCAAGTCCGAGTGGTACACCGTGATGGCCGTGACCGACGCCGAGAAGGGTGCCAACGGCATCTCCTCGTTCATGGTCCACAAGGACGACGAGGGCTTCGTCGTGGGCCCGCTCGAGCACAAGCTGGGCATCAAGGGTTCGCCCACCGCCGAGCTGTACTTCGAGAACTGCCGCGTCCCCGGTGACCGCATCGTCGGCGAGCCCGGCACCGGTTTCAAGACCGCGCTGCAGACCCTGGACCACACCCGCCCGACCATCGGCGCGCAGGCCGTGGGCCTGGCACAGGGTGCCCTGGACGCCGCGATCGCCTACACCAAGGACCGCAAGCAGTTCGGCAAGGCCATCGCCGACTTCCAGAACACCCAGTTCATGCTGGCCGACATGGCGATGAAGGTCGAGGCCGCCCGCCTCATGGTCTACACCTCCGCGGCCCGCGCCGAGCGTGGTGAGAAGAACCTCGGCTTCATCTCCGCCGCCGCCAAGTGCTTCGCCTCCGACGTGGCCATGGAGGTCACCACCAACGCCGTCCAGCTGTTCGGTGGCGCCGGCTACACCACCGACTTCCCGGTCGAGCGCATGATGCGCGACGCCAAGATCACCCAGATCTACGAGGGCACCAACCAGATCCAGCGCCTGGTCATGTCCCGCCAGATCCTGCGCTGA